From Algoriphagus sp. NG3, the proteins below share one genomic window:
- a CDS encoding YceI family protein yields MKIFTLFAALALTSFTMASKVTTVDTTESTITWTAKKVTGQHHGKVPITSATLDYQNNRILGGNFEMDMTSLTVEDITDPGMNKKLSDHLKSDDFFSVEKYNKSTFNVTDAKTSDGKAYQITGDLTIKGITKPVTFPATVSVNGGKITATGKLTFDRTHYDIKFRSGSYFENLADKMIYDDVELDVKLVASE; encoded by the coding sequence ATGAAGATCTTTACACTCTTTGCCGCCTTGGCCTTAACCTCATTCACAATGGCATCCAAAGTGACTACCGTGGACACAACAGAAAGCACCATCACCTGGACTGCCAAAAAAGTAACGGGTCAGCATCATGGCAAGGTGCCCATCACATCCGCAACGCTCGATTATCAAAATAATAGGATCTTGGGTGGAAATTTCGAGATGGACATGACCAGCTTAACAGTAGAGGATATTACCGATCCGGGAATGAATAAAAAACTAAGCGACCACTTGAAATCAGATGATTTCTTTTCTGTAGAGAAATACAACAAGTCCACTTTCAATGTCACGGATGCCAAAACAAGTGATGGAAAAGCATACCAAATCACAGGAGATCTCACCATCAAAGGAATCACCAAACCGGTTACTTTTCCTGCTACTGTGTCAGTGAACGGGGGAAAGATCACAGCTACTGGAAAACTGACCTTTGACCGTACACACTATGACATCAAATTCCGCTCTGGTTCATACTTCGAAAACCTCGCCGACAAGATGATCTATGATGATGTGGAACTAGATGTGAAACTTGTGGCCAGCGAGTAA
- a CDS encoding cupin domain-containing protein: MKSIFIYLICFMPLTTIAQLNPIKSGLYRWSDHKVISNGDRTGRPVFEGTSPHFEYLEMHATTQEVGADPSTAHANEDIEEILIVKEGLMQVTIEEESTVLAANGVISLMPQQMHSLSNVGDSPLTYFVIRYKARKPMDISRGIASGGSLVINADSLKFQPNDRGGSRSYFDRSTAMCERLEMHTTTLEGKGPSHEPHAHTESEIILMISGETVMTIDGKEYHATSGDFYFIEPQLLHGIRNVTDQPTSYFAFKWK; the protein is encoded by the coding sequence ATGAAGTCTATATTCATTTATCTCATTTGCTTTATGCCACTCACTACTATTGCGCAGCTGAATCCTATAAAATCCGGGCTTTATAGATGGTCAGACCACAAAGTCATCTCAAATGGTGACCGCACAGGAAGACCGGTCTTTGAAGGCACGTCCCCACATTTTGAATACCTTGAAATGCACGCAACCACACAGGAAGTAGGTGCGGATCCAAGTACAGCACATGCTAATGAGGATATAGAAGAAATTCTTATAGTCAAGGAAGGGTTGATGCAAGTTACTATTGAGGAAGAAAGTACAGTTCTGGCGGCAAATGGCGTGATATCGTTGATGCCACAGCAGATGCATTCTCTATCGAATGTAGGAGATAGCCCGCTTACCTATTTTGTGATTAGATACAAGGCTAGAAAACCCATGGATATTTCCAGAGGTATAGCATCAGGAGGCTCTTTGGTGATCAATGCAGATTCGCTTAAATTTCAGCCTAATGATAGAGGAGGCAGCCGCTCTTATTTTGACAGATCCACCGCCATGTGTGAGAGACTTGAAATGCATACCACTACGTTGGAGGGAAAGGGACCTAGCCATGAACCGCATGCACATACGGAAAGTGAGATTATACTGATGATTTCCGGTGAGACTGTCATGACGATTGATGGCAAGGAATATCATGCTACGTCTGGGGATTTCTATTTTATTGAGCCCCAGTTACTGCATGGGATCAGAAACGTCACTGATCAGCCGACTTCCTATTTTGCGTTTAAATGGAAGTGA